The following proteins are co-located in the Dromiciops gliroides isolate mDroGli1 chromosome 2, mDroGli1.pri, whole genome shotgun sequence genome:
- the GMEB2 gene encoding glucocorticoid modulatory element-binding protein 2 isoform X3, with product MAEEEESLETEIVYPITCGDSKANLIWRKFVCPGINVKCVQYDEHVISPKEFVHLAGKSTLKDWKRAIRMNGIMLRKIMDSGELDFYQHDKVCSNTCRSTKIDLSGARVALSSQTSTEYIPITPASADVNGSPATITIETCEDTGDWTTTIGDETFAFWRGLKDAGLLEEVIQEFHQELVEMMKGLQQRVQDPPLQLRDAVLLNNIVQNFGMLDLVKKVLASHKCQMDRSREQYTRDLAALEQQCDEHRKRAKELKHKSQHLNNVLMTLTPVSLPPPMKRPRLTRATSGPAAITSQVLTQSAQIALTQGVPVSQLANLPLSKVVSTLPSTILGKSSTQVSPASSPASPLLGGYTVLASSGSNFPSTVEIHPDASNLTVLSTAAMQDGSTVVKVVSPFQLLTLPGLGTTIQNVTQVSPSGSTIVTMPSSAVESGATSEEHTTIEVTTVSEDHDQK from the exons taTGATGAGCATGTGATCAGCCCTAAGGAGTTTGTCCACTTGGCTGGCAAGTCAACTCTGAAGGACTGGAAAAGAGCAATCCGCATGAATGGGATCATGCTCAG GAAGATCATGGATTCTGGAGAACTGGACTTTTATCAACATGACAAGGTCTGTTCGAACACCTGCCGCAGCACTAAAATCGACTTGTCTGGTGCCAGAGTGGCTTTAAGTAGTCAGACATCAACAGAGTACATCCCTATCACTCCTGCTTCTGCAGATG TGAATGGGTCTCCTGCTACAATCACCATAGAAACTTGTGAGGACACTGGTGACTGGACTACCACCATTGGAG ATGAAACTTTTGCCTTTTGGCGAGGGCTGAAGGATGCTGGTTTATTAGAAGAAGTGATTCAAGAGTTTCACCAGGAGCTggtagaaatgatgaagggattGCAGCAGCGGGTCCAGGATCCTCCCTTACAGCTTCGAG ATGCTGTCTTACTCAACAACATTGTACAGAACTTTGGAATGTTGGATTTAGTGAAGAAAGTCCTTGCTAGTCACAAGTGCCAGATGGACCGCTCCCGAGAACAGTATACTCGAGATTTGGCAG CTTTAGAGCAGCAATGTGATGAGCATCGGAAAAGAGCCAAGGAACTGAAGCATAAATCCCAACATCTGAATAACGTGCTAATGACTTTGACCCCTGTCTCTCTTCCACCACCCATGAAACGTCCCCGCCTTACAAGGGCTACATCTGGACCAGCTGCTATAACCTCTCAAGTACTGACCCAGTCTGCACAGATAGCCCTCACTCAAGGAGTCCCAGTCTCTCAGCTTGCCAACTTGCCACTGAGCAAAGTGGTATCTACTCTTCCATCTACCATATTGGGGAAAAGTTCTACCCAAGTTTCTCCTGCTAGTTCCCCAGCCTCACCACTACTTGGGGGATATACTGTACTGGCCTCTTCAGGTTCTAATTTCCCCAGCACTGTGGAGATCCATCCTGATGCTTCCAACCTCACCGTACTCAGCACAGCAGCAATGCAGGATGGCAGCACTGTGGTTAAAGTGGTGAGCCCTTTTCAGCTGCTCACTTTGCCTGGCTTGGGCACCACCATACAGAACGTAACACAGGTGTCTCCTAGTGGTAGTACAATTGTGACCATGCCATCTAGTGCTGTGGAGAGTGGGGCAACATCAGAGGAGCATACCACCATTGAGGTAACCACGGTGTCAGAAGATCATGATcagaagtaa